Proteins encoded together in one Calditrichota bacterium window:
- a CDS encoding prephenate dehydrogenase/arogenate dehydrogenase family protein gives METKLKNLSKITLGGIDTITSAISLALKRAGYRGAIYGIDEPDSVSYGWRRGCITDGGGDCHVGMKGSELIVLSREGGDPRDRLATLLELAEPGSIVLDATRVKGHEDSVFESNGRTDVHHVGFHVVQDILRDEPGATPSDFYFDGKSIILTPRVKADYPAYRMFAEIFELVGAQVIAMSPNDFRDRYSLLEVIPDLLNLLQLEEVFRSMSAEEVSGDFLGSRVVGRVRRLRNLQDKAWCESFIGTSEFVTKHLANIESSIASLRNSLSEQTVRAKANEVIRKSSHIAADVKPDCCCEVIVTTAGDVSVKQKIARALAESQVVIKKLEEMSGTNGEAFKLQMNNEADRKKAVQSLRAAGIKIELTD, from the coding sequence ATGGAAACTAAGCTCAAAAACTTGAGCAAGATTACGCTTGGTGGCATTGATACGATTACGAGCGCCATTTCATTGGCTCTGAAACGCGCTGGATATCGCGGTGCGATCTACGGAATAGACGAACCTGATTCAGTTTCCTACGGATGGCGGCGGGGCTGCATCACGGATGGCGGCGGCGATTGTCACGTAGGGATGAAAGGCAGCGAGTTGATCGTCCTTTCGCGGGAGGGCGGGGATCCGCGGGACAGGTTGGCGACGCTCCTTGAACTGGCGGAGCCCGGTTCAATTGTTCTTGATGCGACTCGGGTCAAGGGTCACGAAGATTCAGTTTTTGAGTCAAACGGCCGCACCGACGTCCACCACGTTGGGTTTCACGTGGTGCAGGACATCCTTCGTGACGAACCCGGCGCGACTCCCTCTGATTTCTACTTTGACGGAAAGTCGATCATCCTGACACCGCGGGTCAAAGCGGATTATCCGGCATACAGAATGTTTGCGGAGATATTCGAATTAGTTGGCGCGCAGGTTATCGCAATGAGTCCGAATGATTTTCGCGATCGATATTCATTGCTCGAAGTCATCCCCGACTTATTGAATCTGCTGCAGCTCGAAGAAGTGTTTAGGTCCATGAGCGCGGAAGAAGTAAGCGGCGACTTTCTCGGTTCACGAGTCGTAGGCCGGGTTCGGCGATTGAGAAACTTGCAGGATAAGGCATGGTGCGAGTCGTTCATCGGAACAAGTGAATTCGTGACGAAGCATCTTGCCAACATCGAGTCTTCAATAGCTTCGCTGCGCAATTCGCTTTCGGAGCAAACTGTGCGTGCGAAAGCGAATGAGGTCATCCGCAAGAGTTCGCATATTGCGGCTGACGTCAAGCCAGACTGTTGTTGCGAAGTAATCGTCACGACGGCGGGCGACGTTTCCGTCAAACAAAAAATCGCCCGTGCGCTTGCGGAATCGCAAGTAGTGATTAAGAAACTTGAAGAGATGTCGGGGACAAACGGAGAAGCGTTCAAACTTCAAATGAACAATGAGGCGGATCGAAAGAAGGCTGTGCAGTCGTTGCGCGCCGCGGGGATTAAGATCGAATTAACCGATTGA
- a CDS encoding cysteine desulfurase yields MSLGRDVRLDFPILNVKVNGKPLVYLDSAASSQKPNEVMTAYCRFCESRYANVHRGIHTLGEAATGDYEFARKAVTRFVNAPALEGMIFTRGTTESINLVAHSFGKKFIKSGQSIVLTPMEHHANLIPWQLTAKEVGAELKFIPLLSDGTINLSEASKLIDSNTALVAVTHVSNVLGTINPVAVIIEIAHRAGAKVLIDGAQSVPHMPVDLTALNPDFYAFSAHKMLGPTGIGLLYGRPEILEEMDPFQTGGEMIREVFLDHATWNDLPYKFEAGTPAIAEAIGLTAAVEYLENIGMDNVAEQDHALTEYALNRLLEEEGIDIYGPRANRAGVISFNVSGIHPHDLAALLDREGVAIRAGHHCCQPLMRWLGVQATARASMYVYNTTSDIDALVEAVRTARAILA; encoded by the coding sequence GTGAGTCTGGGACGCGACGTCCGGCTGGACTTCCCGATTCTAAATGTGAAGGTAAACGGCAAGCCGCTCGTATATCTTGACAGCGCCGCCAGTTCGCAGAAGCCGAACGAGGTGATGACGGCATATTGTCGCTTCTGTGAGTCGCGTTATGCCAACGTTCATCGCGGAATCCATACGCTTGGCGAGGCGGCGACCGGAGACTATGAATTCGCGCGCAAAGCCGTCACGAGATTCGTGAATGCACCGGCGCTCGAAGGGATGATCTTTACGCGCGGCACGACCGAGTCTATCAATCTTGTTGCCCATTCCTTTGGCAAAAAGTTTATTAAGTCCGGCCAATCGATTGTGTTGACTCCGATGGAGCATCATGCCAATCTGATTCCATGGCAGTTGACCGCGAAGGAAGTCGGAGCGGAACTCAAGTTCATTCCGCTGCTAAGCGACGGAACGATTAATCTGAGTGAGGCAAGCAAACTCATTGATTCGAACACGGCACTCGTCGCCGTCACGCACGTTTCCAATGTGCTGGGTACAATTAACCCCGTGGCGGTGATCATCGAAATTGCTCATAGAGCGGGAGCAAAAGTCCTCATCGACGGCGCGCAATCTGTTCCGCATATGCCTGTAGACTTAACGGCCTTGAATCCCGATTTCTACGCGTTTTCCGCGCACAAAATGCTCGGCCCAACCGGTATTGGTTTGCTGTATGGTCGTCCGGAGATTCTCGAGGAAATGGATCCATTCCAAACTGGCGGCGAGATGATTCGGGAAGTTTTCTTGGATCATGCGACGTGGAATGATCTGCCGTACAAATTCGAGGCCGGAACTCCCGCGATTGCAGAAGCGATCGGTTTGACGGCAGCGGTCGAATATCTTGAGAACATTGGGATGGATAACGTTGCGGAGCAGGACCACGCGCTGACGGAATATGCTTTGAACAGATTGTTGGAGGAGGAGGGAATCGACATTTATGGCCCTCGTGCGAACCGCGCCGGCGTGATTTCTTTCAATGTTTCGGGGATTCATCCGCACGATTTAGCCGCACTGCTGGATCGAGAGGGTGTCGCAATTCGCGCGGGGCATCACTGCTGCCAGCCGCTCATGCGCTGGCTCGGTGTTCAAGCTACCGCACGCGCCAGCATGTATGTTTACAACACGACATCCGATATCGACGCCTTAGTCGAAGCGGTTCGCACAGCTCGAGCAATTCTCGCATGA
- a CDS encoding prephenate dehydrogenase/arogenate dehydrogenase family protein: MGESSTEQAHSSVTDLVELTLPDPLDLLHNDFNKVALLGVGLIGGSVGMKLKAMDFSGTVVGYDRQEVLDEALMRGAIDQGAGDISEAIAGAELIVLAMEAEEVEKVLPTILRTAAPHAVVTDTVGAKAEIVRIARGVKDARAVFIGGHPLAGSQRPGIANAHPELFASAYWLLTPENSVPIERLTALKWWIRMIGAYPIVLPHDVHDKIIASTTHMPLIFALALSDWLASESREVPLMQKLATGHFQGMTALAALPSTVWESILKANREEIQRALKSFREHFQEIEALFATGKLEDVWQRAYSFQRKLARERPGDWDSQSELTVIVPDRPGTLATIAGLLAEHNINIRDIGVIHARERQGGLLRVTLESLSDSRNAIQILKLHGYTAMRRD, from the coding sequence TTGGGAGAGAGTTCTACGGAACAGGCACATTCCTCTGTCACGGATCTCGTCGAACTGACGCTTCCCGATCCGCTTGACCTTCTTCACAACGATTTCAACAAAGTTGCCCTTCTGGGAGTAGGACTAATCGGCGGCTCCGTCGGCATGAAATTGAAGGCGATGGATTTCAGTGGCACGGTTGTCGGTTACGATCGTCAAGAAGTGCTTGACGAAGCGTTAATGCGCGGCGCTATCGACCAAGGCGCCGGCGACATTTCCGAAGCAATTGCCGGTGCGGAGCTGATTGTCCTCGCAATGGAGGCCGAAGAAGTTGAGAAAGTTCTGCCGACGATTCTGAGGACCGCCGCGCCTCACGCAGTGGTAACTGATACGGTGGGTGCCAAAGCTGAGATCGTAAGAATTGCGCGCGGCGTCAAAGATGCTCGCGCTGTTTTTATTGGTGGACATCCTCTCGCCGGGAGCCAGAGACCCGGAATCGCGAACGCGCATCCGGAGCTTTTTGCCAGCGCCTATTGGCTGTTGACACCCGAAAATTCCGTGCCGATAGAGAGGTTGACTGCCCTTAAGTGGTGGATAAGAATGATCGGAGCTTATCCGATTGTTTTGCCCCACGACGTGCACGACAAGATCATTGCTTCGACGACGCATATGCCGTTGATTTTCGCGTTGGCATTGTCGGATTGGCTGGCCAGTGAGAGTCGCGAAGTTCCGCTGATGCAAAAACTCGCAACGGGACATTTCCAAGGGATGACTGCACTGGCGGCGCTGCCTTCGACTGTGTGGGAGTCAATTCTGAAGGCGAATCGGGAAGAAATTCAGCGTGCGCTGAAGAGCTTTCGAGAGCATTTTCAAGAAATTGAGGCACTCTTCGCTACAGGAAAACTCGAAGATGTGTGGCAACGAGCATATTCGTTCCAGCGAAAGCTCGCGCGCGAACGACCGGGGGATTGGGATTCACAGTCTGAGTTAACCGTAATCGTCCCCGACCGGCCGGGAACTCTGGCAACGATTGCAGGACTCTTGGCGGAACACAATATCAACATCCGGGATATTGGAGTGATTCACGCGCGTGAACGGCAGGGTGGACTCCTTCGCGTGACACTTGAGTCGCTGTCAGATTCACGGAACGCCATTCAGATACTCAAACTGCACGGCTACACAGCCATGCGGCGAGACTAA
- a CDS encoding non-heme iron oxygenase ferredoxin subunit, producing the protein MDQETKSIKICSVSDIPKNSGKGFEVGKLELAIFQSDGKWYATSDLCSHEDEYLTDGWLEGDCIECPRHGARFSLKTGEALSLPATEPIETFTVEIKGDDVYVSVPAKYLQAEGA; encoded by the coding sequence ATGGATCAAGAAACTAAGTCAATTAAGATTTGCAGCGTATCTGATATTCCGAAAAACAGCGGAAAAGGCTTTGAAGTCGGAAAACTTGAACTTGCTATCTTTCAGTCGGATGGAAAGTGGTATGCAACGAGTGATCTCTGCAGCCACGAAGATGAGTATTTGACGGACGGTTGGCTTGAAGGCGACTGCATCGAGTGCCCGCGTCACGGCGCAAGATTCTCGTTAAAGACCGGTGAAGCGCTTTCGCTGCCGGCTACAGAACCGATTGAGACTTTCACAGTTGAGATAAAGGGAGACGACGTCTACGTCTCTGTTCCTGCCAAATATTTGCAGGCCGAAGGAGCATAA
- a CDS encoding SufD family Fe-S cluster assembly protein, with amino-acid sequence MAEARTTQLQMSYLEKISSGQTLFSADDRAEALNLARSTDLPPRDAELWRKNNAGAFPWDKIESVTDATRFETVINVRSGLTQDALLATPSDRELFASMLKIEDGDTDSKFLHFNRALSANPVCLRVPANTTGVVIDLTHRHFGPGLSAPVTLVIVESGAEAVIFDRWETDNKDAPVIGRSEILVKAGARLHYAHDEVVPQDSAIYRSGRIFVERDGYLNWSSFTTGGAWHVSQMRMDLIGPNTECHLSGLFSGHGEAKADHRTHQHHNTPNGFSNLLFKTLLADTAHSVYQGVITVPQHAQKTDAYQTCRNLMLDPGTHADAIPKLEIVADDVKCSHGASIGTLNKEQLFYLQTRGLNYREALTAISMGFGEEVIDTVPEVLDDVRQNWRERVSRTIGRAANH; translated from the coding sequence TTGGCTGAGGCTCGCACAACCCAACTACAGATGAGTTATCTCGAGAAAATATCCAGCGGACAAACGCTTTTCTCGGCGGACGACCGCGCGGAAGCGCTCAATCTTGCCCGCTCGACGGATTTGCCGCCGCGTGATGCAGAACTTTGGCGTAAGAACAATGCGGGTGCTTTCCCGTGGGACAAGATCGAATCGGTGACGGATGCAACGAGGTTTGAAACCGTGATCAACGTCCGCAGCGGCCTGACGCAAGACGCGCTGCTCGCGACACCTTCAGACCGCGAGTTGTTCGCTTCGATGCTGAAGATTGAAGACGGCGATACGGACTCGAAGTTTCTGCACTTCAACCGCGCGCTCTCGGCCAACCCGGTGTGCTTGCGAGTGCCCGCGAATACGACGGGAGTCGTGATTGATCTCACGCACCGCCACTTCGGGCCGGGACTTTCTGCTCCTGTAACTCTGGTTATCGTTGAAAGCGGCGCGGAGGCCGTTATCTTTGACCGTTGGGAAACGGATAACAAGGATGCGCCGGTCATTGGCCGAAGTGAAATCCTTGTCAAAGCGGGAGCGCGGCTCCACTATGCACACGATGAAGTCGTACCGCAAGACAGTGCGATTTACCGTTCCGGCAGAATCTTCGTCGAGCGCGACGGCTATCTGAACTGGAGTTCATTTACGACGGGCGGCGCGTGGCATGTTTCGCAAATGAGGATGGACTTGATCGGCCCGAACACCGAGTGTCATTTGAGTGGCTTGTTCAGCGGGCACGGCGAAGCAAAAGCCGATCACCGCACTCACCAGCATCACAACACGCCGAACGGATTTTCAAATCTGCTTTTCAAAACCCTGCTTGCGGACACCGCGCATTCGGTTTATCAGGGCGTAATTACCGTACCGCAGCACGCGCAGAAAACCGATGCATACCAAACCTGCCGTAACTTGATGTTGGACCCCGGCACGCACGCCGACGCAATTCCGAAGCTCGAAATCGTGGCCGACGACGTCAAGTGCAGTCACGGCGCGTCCATCGGAACGCTGAACAAGGAACAACTTTTCTATTTGCAGACGCGTGGACTAAATTACCGCGAAGCGTTGACTGCCATCAGTATGGGTTTCGGCGAAGAGGTCATCGATACGGTGCCTGAAGTGTTGGATGACGTGCGGCAGAATTGGCGCGAACGGGTTTCGCGCACCATTGGTCGCGCGGCAAATCACTGA
- a CDS encoding lamin tail domain-containing protein translates to MMRMLRGISLLVVLGLFALPVFAQSFGDVVITEVMYDDTAGTDFEWVEVHNTTGAAINMGGWVLIDDNVYPSDGGEGGIEVPGGTMIGAGAYLVLTRFAGTGIPGIIECNQYIGSFTLGNTGDNLALYTAQTGGTLIDGDLSSSYPDLAASNAGNTVEKCDVNATWSSNPADWIESATVYATVGRYRHCTPGAINTPCAGDVTPPSLVSVTVISNTQIDVLFDEAVNQTVAETEANYSVDNAVGAPSSALRDGTNNALVHLTFPTLAPNSYVLTVSTAQDIAGNVANNLTGGFTILGAASNSVVITEIMYDDTASIDVEWIEIHNTTGAAINIGGWIVTDYNAYPPTSEGALYIPAGTTINAGQYLVLSNVAIDEFTGEIVCPDSVGGWGLNNGGDNLAIFTALTGGSLVHGSLTTMYPDLAGGNVGNSIEVCSGDIGMDWDNENWYEADEVFATTGRYRNCTPGTAPHICIPDVTPPTLAAANVITNSQIDAVFDENVEATTAETATNYSVDGGIGNPTTAALQPDGNTVRLTFGASLPANTYTLTVVNVADIAGNAISTNNTAQFTILPSAYDLVITELMPNPNFAGNADSLGEWFEIYNRGANAVNMAGWIISDNNGSDTLEGAPTVASHDYFVFCSNGDLGVNGGVPTDYDYVYGTTGWGLGLNNTGETVTLRDADGVTAASVTYAGLPFAAGASAQLMATNLDPSNVANWCIASTGWAGATNGDLGTPGEANICGAPAEPDTLTICQIRLQDTCGVPTYNDSLLVTYGVVTYNDSCRRNMFVESNGCAILVFGTAAQTNLNGNTRLALPGDSVRVEGTLDFFAGATEFSQFALQAVTVTFISENNPVPAPNNVAASSISQLAMACTPEQYESEHITVMNVMFDTTGGVDTFAANTNYFLFNGNDTIQFRVNACDTLAGLPIPLGPINLTGILSQYDTSGCQCQDYQVVTGAIAPFSSAQCGTPVALTSLRLSGTNTVQLRWQAADENNCGCYNVYYSTVSSPSFPNDFTLLTINPISATSYDDVSLGGADNRRIYMVTGVSCP, encoded by the coding sequence ATGATGCGTATGTTACGAGGGATTTCTCTCTTGGTGGTGCTCGGCCTATTCGCACTTCCGGTGTTCGCACAGAGCTTTGGTGATGTCGTGATTACTGAAGTTATGTATGACGATACAGCCGGAACGGACTTCGAGTGGGTAGAAGTCCATAACACCACTGGTGCCGCGATCAATATGGGCGGTTGGGTTCTCATTGACGACAACGTATATCCGTCAGATGGCGGCGAAGGCGGGATCGAGGTTCCCGGTGGTACCATGATTGGCGCCGGAGCGTACCTCGTCTTAACCAGATTCGCGGGTACTGGCATTCCGGGAATTATCGAATGCAACCAGTATATCGGCAGCTTCACACTTGGCAACACGGGCGACAACCTTGCCCTCTACACCGCGCAAACCGGCGGTACGTTGATTGATGGAGACTTGTCGAGCAGTTATCCCGACCTCGCAGCTTCAAATGCAGGCAATACGGTCGAGAAGTGCGATGTAAACGCAACTTGGTCCAGCAACCCAGCGGATTGGATTGAGTCAGCCACTGTGTATGCAACGGTAGGTCGCTACCGCCATTGCACACCGGGCGCAATCAACACTCCTTGCGCAGGCGATGTGACTCCGCCGTCGCTTGTCAGTGTCACCGTGATTTCCAACACCCAAATCGACGTCCTGTTCGACGAAGCTGTTAACCAAACCGTCGCTGAGACTGAAGCAAACTACTCCGTTGACAACGCTGTCGGCGCTCCATCTTCAGCACTGCGTGACGGCACCAACAACGCACTCGTACATTTGACCTTTCCGACTCTTGCCCCCAATAGCTATGTGTTGACCGTCTCGACGGCGCAAGATATTGCCGGCAACGTGGCAAACAACCTGACGGGCGGCTTCACGATTCTCGGCGCTGCTTCAAACAGCGTCGTGATTACCGAAATCATGTATGACGATACTGCGAGCATCGACGTCGAGTGGATCGAAATTCACAACACAACCGGTGCCGCGATCAACATCGGTGGTTGGATCGTCACGGACTACAACGCGTATCCTCCGACCAGCGAAGGTGCGCTTTACATCCCGGCTGGAACGACGATTAATGCAGGTCAATATCTCGTCCTTTCCAATGTCGCCATCGACGAATTCACGGGCGAAATCGTGTGTCCCGATTCGGTTGGCGGCTGGGGATTGAACAACGGCGGCGACAACCTCGCTATCTTTACTGCTCTGACCGGTGGATCGCTTGTCCACGGTTCGCTGACGACGATGTATCCCGATCTCGCGGGTGGAAACGTCGGCAACTCTATTGAAGTTTGCTCTGGCGATATCGGTATGGACTGGGACAACGAAAACTGGTACGAGGCCGATGAAGTTTTCGCCACTACGGGCCGCTACCGCAATTGCACGCCCGGCACCGCGCCGCACATTTGTATTCCCGACGTTACCCCACCGACCCTGGCGGCCGCAAACGTCATTACGAATAGCCAGATTGACGCTGTCTTCGACGAAAACGTCGAGGCGACAACTGCCGAAACCGCCACGAACTACTCTGTCGACGGAGGGATTGGCAATCCCACAACTGCTGCACTGCAACCGGACGGCAACACCGTGCGCTTGACTTTTGGAGCGTCGCTTCCGGCCAACACCTACACGTTGACGGTTGTCAATGTTGCCGACATCGCCGGCAACGCGATCAGCACAAACAACACGGCGCAATTCACGATACTTCCGTCGGCCTATGATCTCGTTATCACTGAGCTGATGCCGAATCCGAACTTCGCGGGCAACGCCGACAGTTTGGGTGAATGGTTCGAAATTTACAATCGCGGCGCGAATGCCGTGAATATGGCAGGCTGGATCATTTCTGACAACAACGGCTCGGACACGCTTGAAGGAGCTCCGACTGTTGCTTCACATGATTACTTCGTATTCTGCTCCAACGGTGACCTTGGTGTCAACGGCGGCGTCCCCACCGACTACGACTATGTTTATGGTACGACCGGTTGGGGTCTCGGTCTAAACAATACGGGTGAAACGGTTACGTTGCGTGATGCCGATGGTGTCACCGCTGCTTCGGTGACGTATGCCGGCCTTCCTTTTGCTGCGGGTGCCAGTGCGCAGTTGATGGCCACGAATCTCGATCCGTCAAACGTTGCCAACTGGTGCATCGCTTCCACGGGCTGGGCCGGTGCCACAAACGGTGACCTCGGTACTCCCGGCGAGGCGAATATCTGCGGCGCTCCCGCCGAACCTGACACGCTTACGATTTGCCAGATTCGTTTGCAAGACACTTGCGGTGTTCCGACCTATAACGATTCCTTGTTGGTAACTTATGGCGTTGTGACCTACAACGATTCTTGCCGCCGCAACATGTTTGTCGAGTCCAACGGCTGCGCTATCCTCGTGTTCGGCACGGCGGCGCAGACGAATTTGAATGGCAACACCCGCCTCGCGCTGCCCGGCGATTCCGTGCGCGTTGAAGGCACGTTGGACTTCTTCGCGGGCGCAACTGAATTCTCGCAATTCGCATTGCAAGCCGTGACGGTAACGTTTATTTCTGAAAACAATCCGGTCCCTGCGCCTAATAATGTTGCGGCGAGCAGCATTTCACAGCTTGCCATGGCATGCACTCCGGAACAGTACGAATCCGAACACATCACCGTCATGAATGTTATGTTCGATACGACGGGTGGAGTGGATACGTTTGCCGCGAATACGAATTACTTCTTGTTCAACGGCAACGACACAATTCAATTCCGAGTCAATGCCTGCGACACGCTGGCGGGACTTCCGATTCCGCTCGGACCGATCAATTTGACTGGTATTCTTTCGCAGTACGATACGTCCGGCTGCCAGTGCCAAGACTATCAAGTTGTAACGGGTGCAATCGCGCCGTTCTCCTCTGCACAATGCGGCACTCCGGTGGCGCTGACGTCCCTGCGTTTGTCAGGTACCAATACGGTCCAGCTTCGCTGGCAGGCGGCTGACGAGAACAATTGCGGTTGTTACAATGTGTATTACTCGACGGTTTCAAGCCCGTCTTTCCCGAACGACTTCACATTGTTGACGATAAACCCGATTTCGGCAACGTCCTACGATGACGTGTCTTTGGGCGGTGCTGACAATCGCAGAATCTACATGGTGACCGGCGTTTCTTGCCCTTAA
- a CDS encoding SUF system NifU family Fe-S cluster assembly protein encodes MNDLYSDILLDHYRLPRNKGTLADETTHAEGKNPLCGDELTLYLKIEGDRVADISFEGKGCAISMASASMLTEDLKGRTVDEVKRRIGQFRSLIREGKEPEGESMDDIASLVGVAQLPVRVKCATLPWTTMEEALKSAGK; translated from the coding sequence ATGAACGATCTTTATAGCGATATCTTGCTGGATCATTACAGACTCCCGCGCAACAAAGGCACACTTGCAGATGAGACTACGCACGCCGAGGGCAAAAATCCGTTGTGCGGCGATGAACTGACTCTATACCTGAAGATTGAGGGCGACCGGGTTGCAGATATCAGTTTTGAGGGCAAAGGCTGCGCAATTTCAATGGCCAGCGCTTCCATGTTGACGGAGGATCTAAAAGGCCGTACTGTTGACGAAGTAAAACGCCGCATCGGGCAGTTTCGTTCTTTGATTCGTGAAGGAAAGGAACCAGAAGGGGAGTCCATGGATGATATTGCCTCGCTTGTCGGAGTTGCCCAGCTTCCCGTGCGTGTGAAGTGCGCGACGCTGCCGTGGACGACGATGGAAGAAGCTCTAAAATCGGCTGGAAAATAG
- the flgB gene encoding flagellar basal body rod protein FlgB, whose product MADNNLIQNYLTAQNPATSTLRSMLDAQAARQRAHSQNIANAETPGYQRVRVEFEDLLQEKLDGQSQKLAQADQRHIPSTDDPTAQIKVTREAIPEDATGVNGVNIEEEMAEMAETQLRYLTALELLKRRYSDIKSAITGTVR is encoded by the coding sequence ATGGCCGACAACAATCTCATCCAAAATTACCTAACTGCCCAAAATCCAGCGACATCCACTTTGCGGTCGATGCTGGATGCGCAGGCGGCCCGACAGCGCGCGCACTCGCAGAATATCGCGAATGCCGAAACTCCCGGCTACCAACGTGTGCGTGTTGAGTTTGAAGACTTGCTGCAGGAAAAGCTGGACGGCCAAAGCCAGAAGCTCGCGCAAGCGGACCAGCGGCACATCCCTTCTACGGATGACCCCACGGCTCAAATCAAGGTTACTCGCGAGGCGATTCCTGAAGACGCGACCGGAGTCAATGGCGTGAACATCGAAGAAGAAATGGCGGAAATGGCGGAAACACAATTGCGATATTTGACCGCATTGGAACTCCTGAAGCGCCGCTACTCCGATATCAAAAGCGCGATCACAGGAACCGTGAGATAG
- the sufB gene encoding Fe-S cluster assembly protein SufB has translation MPPSKEFTLDLDNYDRYGFSMPEKNVVKLPKGLSKQVVEEISKFKNEPEWMLKLRLKGLDYFYKKPLPEWGPNLKDIDWDDIYYYIKPSDKVATDWDAVPEEIRETYDKLGIPEAEKKFLAGVGAQYESEVVYHSLQEQWSKQGVVFLDTDTGLKEYPDLYKEYFNKAIPAGDNKLAALNTAVWSGGSFIYVPKGVHVTIPLQAYFRINAQNAGQFERTLIIADEGSSVHYVEGCTAPVYSSDSLHSAVVEIFVKKDARVRYTTIQNWSKNVYNLVTKRAIAEEGATMEWVDCNIGSKVTMKYPSVYLMGRGAKADILSVAYAGSGMHTEAGAKVIHNAPDTTSVVLSKSISRGGGRTSYRGLVEVAKGATNSKSTVGCDALLLDDHSRSDTYPYMNIQEDRVELGHEATVSKIGDEQVFYLQSRGISEEEAMTMIVRGFIEPVVKELPMEYALEMNRLIQLQMEGSVG, from the coding sequence TCGTTAAGCTGCCGAAGGGATTGTCAAAGCAGGTCGTTGAGGAAATTTCGAAATTCAAGAACGAACCTGAGTGGATGCTCAAGCTGCGCCTAAAGGGGCTTGACTACTTCTATAAGAAGCCGCTCCCTGAATGGGGTCCGAACCTCAAGGACATTGACTGGGACGACATCTACTACTATATCAAACCGTCCGACAAGGTTGCGACGGATTGGGATGCCGTTCCGGAAGAAATCCGGGAAACGTACGACAAGCTCGGTATTCCGGAAGCTGAAAAGAAGTTTCTCGCGGGAGTTGGCGCGCAGTACGAGAGCGAAGTTGTTTATCACTCGCTGCAAGAACAGTGGAGTAAGCAAGGCGTCGTATTTCTCGATACCGACACGGGCCTAAAAGAATATCCGGATCTCTACAAAGAGTATTTCAATAAGGCTATTCCGGCCGGTGACAACAAACTCGCCGCGCTCAATACGGCCGTATGGTCGGGCGGAAGTTTTATCTACGTGCCGAAGGGAGTCCATGTCACAATTCCGCTTCAGGCCTACTTCCGGATTAACGCGCAGAACGCCGGCCAATTCGAACGCACGCTGATTATCGCCGATGAAGGCTCGAGTGTGCATTACGTCGAAGGCTGCACCGCGCCGGTCTATTCGAGCGACTCATTGCACTCCGCCGTTGTTGAGATTTTCGTAAAGAAAGACGCCCGCGTTCGTTACACGACGATTCAGAACTGGTCGAAGAACGTGTACAATCTTGTAACCAAGCGCGCCATTGCCGAAGAGGGCGCGACGATGGAGTGGGTGGACTGCAACATCGGATCGAAAGTTACGATGAAATACCCGTCCGTATATTTGATGGGCCGCGGTGCCAAGGCCGATATTCTGTCGGTCGCGTATGCCGGTTCCGGAATGCACACCGAGGCCGGGGCGAAAGTGATTCACAATGCGCCCGACACGACATCCGTCGTGTTGTCCAAATCCATTTCGCGTGGCGGCGGCCGCACGTCGTACAGGGGTCTGGTCGAAGTCGCAAAGGGTGCGACGAACAGCAAGAGCACCGTCGGATGTGACGCGCTTCTGCTTGACGATCACAGCCGCAGCGACACGTATCCTTACATGAATATTCAGGAAGATCGTGTCGAGCTCGGACACGAAGCCACGGTCTCAAAGATCGGCGACGAGCAGGTGTTTTATCTTCAGAGCCGCGGAATTTCCGAAGAAGAAGCCATGACTATGATCGTGCGCGGATTTATTGAACCAGTCGTGAAGGAACTTCCGATGGAGTACGCGCTCGAAATGAACCGCTTGATCCAGTTGCAGATGGAGGGATCCGTTGGCTGA